One genomic region from Drosophila subpulchrella strain 33 F10 #4 breed RU33 chromosome 2R, RU_Dsub_v1.1 Primary Assembly, whole genome shotgun sequence encodes:
- the LOC119551055 gene encoding uncharacterized protein LOC119551055 has protein sequence MVRLVGCCYFFGLRTGCFVSAAWLFLYYGVLAYFMYYQMIHTQRAKVIPESREYEKETIGFWVLGIAFIVMACTTLLLVYATIRKKYVFLLLFLVAQLVPISVESFYLLTALIYGITLESFVIYLAPLVLLFYIDLVVYSYFYELRSLKKLKSVSEINIEY, from the exons ATGGTTCGACTAGTGGGCTGTTGCTATTTCTTTGGCCTGCGTACTGGATGCTTTGTTAGTGCTGCATGGCTTTTCTTATATTACGGTGTTTTGGCATACTTTATGTATTACCAAATGATTCATACCCAGAGGGCTAAAGTAATTCCAGAGTCCCGTGAATATGAAAAGGAAACAATTGGATTTTGGGTGCTGGGCATTGCTTTTATCGTGATGGCTTGTACAACTCTTCTTTTGGTATATGCGACCATAAgg AAGAAATACGTTTTTCTGTTACTGTTCTTGGTGGCACAGTTGGTTCCCATTTCAGTGGAATCATTCTATTTGCTGACTGCTTTAATTTATGGTATTACTTTGGAAAGTTTTGTTATATATCTCGCGCCCTTAG TACTTTTGTTCTACATCGATCTGGTGGTTTATtcctatttttatgaattgaGAAGTCTTAAGAAATTGAAATCTGTGtctgaaataaatatagaATACTAA